One stretch of Halobacillus litoralis DNA includes these proteins:
- the spo0A gene encoding sporulation transcription factor Spo0A, whose amino-acid sequence MEKIRVCLADDNRELVKLLEEYFDDASDIDVVGTSYNGKDCLQMVEEKKPDVLILDIIMPHLDGLAVLNKLKDMDKHPEVIMLTAFGQEEVTKKAVELGAAYFMMKPFDLDHLGEQVRQIKHAGDPINRALGNSYTSTKSKKPDLDTSITHIIHEVGVPAHIKGYQYLREAITMVYHDLELLGSITKVLYPDIATKYNTTASRVERAIRHAIEVAWNRGNIDAISSLFGYTISNTKAKPTNSEFIAMVADRLRLEHKAS is encoded by the coding sequence ATGGAAAAGATTCGAGTCTGTCTTGCTGATGATAACCGTGAGCTTGTAAAGCTACTTGAGGAATATTTTGATGATGCGTCGGATATTGATGTCGTAGGTACGTCTTATAATGGTAAAGATTGTCTTCAAATGGTTGAGGAGAAGAAACCCGATGTATTAATTTTGGATATCATTATGCCGCATTTAGATGGTCTTGCTGTGTTGAACAAGTTAAAAGACATGGACAAGCATCCAGAAGTTATCATGTTGACGGCGTTCGGTCAAGAAGAAGTCACAAAGAAAGCGGTGGAACTTGGAGCCGCTTACTTTATGATGAAACCATTCGACCTTGACCATCTCGGGGAGCAAGTTCGTCAGATAAAACATGCAGGCGACCCCATCAATCGTGCATTGGGGAACAGTTACACATCAACCAAATCGAAAAAACCTGACCTTGATACAAGTATCACTCACATTATCCATGAAGTGGGAGTACCTGCACACATTAAGGGTTATCAATATTTAAGGGAAGCCATTACGATGGTTTACCATGATCTTGAACTTCTAGGCTCAATTACAAAAGTCCTTTATCCGGATATTGCCACGAAATATAACACGACGGCATCCCGAGTGGAGCGTGCCATTCGGCATGCGATTGAAGTAGCCTGGAATCGAGGAAACATCGATGCCATTTCTTCTCTTTTCGGCTATACAATCTCCAATACAAAAGCAAAACCGACAAACAGTGAGTTTATCGCCATGGTGGCGGATCGCTTACGTTTAGAGCATAAAGCGAGTTAA
- a CDS encoding aspartate kinase: MKVVKFGGSSLADAGQIKKVKKIMDLDEDRRVVVVSAPGKRHSEDEKVTDLLIALGTSIQMHQMDETVYKKIIDRFQSMTEELELSFHVVEQVKDKIDEAIQLVKDGSEHALDALKACGEDGSAHIVSAYLQKTGAEASYVNPKEAGILVRDQPGGALVLEESFEKLYSLRHRNEILVIPGFFGYTPEGELVTFSRGGSDITGSIVAAGLKADLYENFTDVDSVYCVNPMFVDQPKELTSLTYREMRELSYAGFSVFHDEALIPAFKEKIPVCIKNTNNPAAPGTMIVAELPERESHVVGIASDDGFLNLYVSKYLMNREIGFGRRLLQILEDEEVSFEHAPSGIDDMSVVIREHHLPPEKEEKVIKRIKEELEVDTVLIEREMAMIMIVGEGMNQTIGIASRAAAAFREAEVNIEMINQGSSEVSMMFGVKSSGLGKAVQSLYRTFFE; this comes from the coding sequence ATGAAGGTTGTAAAATTCGGAGGCAGTTCTCTAGCTGATGCCGGACAAATTAAAAAGGTAAAAAAAATCATGGATTTAGATGAAGATCGACGCGTAGTTGTTGTGTCAGCTCCAGGAAAACGTCATAGTGAAGACGAAAAAGTGACGGATCTCCTAATTGCTTTAGGTACATCCATACAAATGCACCAAATGGATGAGACCGTTTATAAAAAAATCATCGATCGCTTTCAATCGATGACCGAAGAGCTCGAGCTCTCCTTCCATGTGGTGGAACAAGTGAAGGATAAAATTGATGAAGCGATCCAACTGGTGAAAGATGGATCTGAGCATGCGCTTGATGCTTTGAAAGCTTGTGGAGAGGATGGATCTGCACATATAGTGAGTGCATATTTACAGAAGACGGGGGCTGAAGCTTCTTATGTAAATCCTAAAGAAGCAGGAATTCTCGTCCGAGATCAACCTGGTGGAGCGTTGGTTTTAGAAGAAAGCTTTGAAAAATTGTATAGCTTGAGGCATCGTAATGAAATTCTTGTTATTCCAGGGTTTTTTGGCTATACGCCAGAAGGTGAATTGGTGACGTTCTCCCGCGGTGGATCTGATATTACCGGGTCCATTGTAGCAGCCGGTTTAAAAGCAGATTTATATGAAAACTTTACGGATGTGGATTCCGTTTATTGTGTGAATCCCATGTTCGTCGACCAGCCAAAAGAGTTGACCTCATTAACTTATCGAGAAATGCGAGAGCTTTCCTATGCAGGTTTTTCAGTCTTTCATGACGAAGCACTTATCCCTGCATTCAAAGAAAAAATTCCTGTATGCATTAAAAATACGAATAACCCTGCGGCACCTGGAACGATGATTGTAGCAGAACTACCAGAAAGGGAAAGTCATGTCGTGGGTATTGCAAGCGATGACGGATTTTTGAACTTATATGTGAGTAAATACTTAATGAACCGGGAAATCGGCTTTGGTCGCAGGTTGCTACAAATTTTAGAAGATGAAGAAGTATCTTTCGAACATGCTCCTTCTGGAATCGATGACATGTCCGTCGTCATTCGTGAACATCATCTTCCACCTGAAAAAGAGGAAAAGGTTATAAAGCGGATTAAGGAAGAACTTGAAGTAGACACCGTCTTGATTGAAAGAGAAATGGCTATGATTATGATCGTAGGGGAAGGTATGAATCAGACAATTGGTATCGCCAGCCGTGCAGCAGCAGCTTTCCGTGAGGCAGAGGTCAATATTGAGATGATTAACCAAGGGTCATCTGAAGTATCAATGATGTTCGGTGTCAAGTCCTCAGGTTTAGGCAAAGCGGTCCAATCTCTATATCGCACGTTTTTTGAATAG
- a CDS encoding 3'-5' exonuclease, whose translation MLPVDLQIIKYLLFEKPMYYFKIKPYLKWHTYHELEKQLHVFNKKEHFHKKPLKDLDYTIFDLETTGFLPEIGHEIISIGAIRLQGLHACRMEKFHQVIRPIRPVNKQTLRLTGLSRDRLDNASPFIEGFRNFMDFSEGSVLVAHPAKFDMRFLKAMLKRWKLPDYEPHVIDSQLMAQWLLPNVKHQLDPLLKYVGIDKRERHHALNDAIMTAELFRYLLSETIDYDVHTLGQLNEVLAQQKKTKQ comes from the coding sequence ATGCTTCCAGTTGACTTACAAATAATAAAGTACCTGCTTTTTGAAAAACCGATGTACTATTTCAAGATCAAACCTTACCTGAAATGGCACACATACCATGAATTAGAAAAACAGCTGCATGTATTCAATAAAAAGGAACATTTTCACAAAAAGCCATTAAAGGATTTGGACTATACCATCTTTGACCTTGAAACCACCGGGTTCTTACCAGAAATCGGACATGAGATCATATCGATAGGGGCAATCAGGCTTCAAGGACTGCATGCTTGCCGAATGGAGAAGTTCCATCAGGTAATCCGGCCGATTCGTCCTGTTAATAAACAAACGTTGCGTTTAACAGGACTATCTCGGGACCGCCTCGATAATGCCAGTCCTTTCATTGAAGGTTTCCGGAACTTCATGGATTTCAGTGAAGGGTCTGTTCTTGTCGCCCATCCAGCTAAATTTGATATGCGATTCTTAAAGGCTATGTTAAAAAGGTGGAAGCTTCCTGATTATGAACCACATGTAATCGACTCCCAACTTATGGCGCAATGGCTTCTGCCGAACGTAAAGCATCAGCTTGACCCCTTGCTAAAGTACGTGGGCATTGATAAAAGGGAGCGACACCATGCATTGAATGATGCTATTATGACGGCAGAATTATTTCGGTATTTGCTTTCAGAAACGATTGATTATGACGTTCACACATTGGGACAATTGAATGAAGTTTTGGCTCAACAGAAAAAAACGAAGCAGTGA
- a CDS encoding DUF294 nucleotidyltransferase-like domain-containing protein, which yields MTEFEMFRKQYPFDLLSEEEFEEVFGKAMVREFSKNEFIIHEDHEDDTIDIHFMVSGLAKNIMHRSNGRQLSVRFYYPGDLVGVMILLTSGEMRFSVQALEPIKTICFERESFLKVMSNNNHFSKVVMDGISHLMKSLYDEVKYKSSTTDEQDDRELYKKRADAYMEPPTFIHPEASIEKAARMLQQQKIEALIVSDDQQSMLGMIGYGEILKAYFENDHKNPVKAYMSEEAYEINEQEFIYDALSYLKHHPTEIIPVLHKDKVVGILRQSSFFTIKNSVYFDLTYKISNATTIEEIKPLSPIHNERFQKFIASLIKEHTFAYDIAELMTNYNDRIHKQVVQIAEDEMIREGHGAPPVNYCFLVMGSEGRKEQAFSTDQDNAIILADYDKSKHKAKIEKYFEIFTLKINDMLNECGFPYCTGGIMAKEPKWRQQMSDWQGSIDQWINKMDAEEIRDFTIFMDFRPITGDYSLAYDLKKYVTKRVQKSLNLHQLLMKDTLRFRVPVQPFGRISGIGKKRTLNLKKSAIMQIVNAIRIYSMKYGIEEINTVNRLEALAEQERFHPRDVENAKTALHRLMLFRLKANLQQLDDEEPLSNDLKLGPMKKEERRSLREALIIAKRLQQVLELSYNRNRVV from the coding sequence GTGACAGAGTTTGAAATGTTTAGAAAGCAATACCCTTTCGATTTGCTTTCTGAGGAAGAATTTGAAGAAGTATTTGGGAAAGCCATGGTCAGAGAATTTTCAAAAAACGAATTCATCATCCATGAAGACCATGAAGATGACACGATCGATATCCACTTCATGGTCTCCGGACTTGCTAAAAATATCATGCACCGGTCGAACGGCCGCCAATTATCAGTGAGATTCTATTACCCGGGAGACCTGGTAGGTGTAATGATTCTCCTCACAAGTGGGGAAATGCGATTTTCTGTTCAGGCATTAGAACCGATCAAAACCATTTGCTTTGAACGTGAATCCTTCTTGAAAGTGATGTCAAACAACAACCACTTTTCAAAAGTTGTGATGGATGGCATCAGCCACTTGATGAAAAGCTTATATGATGAAGTAAAATATAAAAGCTCTACAACAGATGAACAGGATGATCGCGAACTGTACAAGAAGCGTGCAGACGCTTATATGGAGCCCCCTACTTTTATACATCCAGAAGCCTCAATCGAGAAAGCTGCCCGCATGCTGCAACAGCAGAAGATAGAAGCACTGATTGTCAGTGATGACCAGCAATCCATGCTTGGCATGATTGGATATGGTGAAATATTGAAGGCTTACTTTGAGAACGATCACAAGAACCCTGTCAAAGCTTATATGTCTGAAGAAGCTTATGAGATCAATGAGCAAGAATTCATCTATGATGCATTGAGTTATTTGAAGCATCATCCTACAGAAATCATCCCTGTTCTTCATAAGGACAAGGTTGTCGGAATTTTGAGGCAGTCCTCGTTTTTCACGATTAAAAATTCCGTGTACTTCGATCTGACCTATAAAATTTCAAACGCTACGACTATCGAAGAAATCAAACCGCTGTCACCGATTCATAATGAACGTTTCCAAAAATTCATTGCGAGCTTGATTAAAGAACACACGTTCGCTTATGACATAGCGGAGTTGATGACGAACTATAACGATCGGATTCACAAACAAGTGGTGCAGATCGCAGAAGACGAAATGATTCGTGAAGGTCATGGAGCTCCGCCGGTCAATTACTGTTTTCTGGTTATGGGCAGTGAAGGACGGAAAGAACAGGCTTTCTCCACGGATCAGGATAACGCCATTATTCTTGCCGACTATGACAAGAGTAAGCATAAAGCGAAAATCGAAAAATACTTCGAAATTTTCACCCTTAAAATCAATGATATGTTGAATGAATGCGGCTTTCCTTACTGTACAGGTGGTATTATGGCAAAGGAACCGAAGTGGCGTCAGCAAATGAGCGATTGGCAAGGAAGTATCGACCAGTGGATCAACAAAATGGACGCAGAAGAAATTCGGGATTTCACCATCTTCATGGATTTCCGTCCAATTACCGGCGATTATTCTCTTGCTTATGATTTGAAGAAATATGTAACGAAACGCGTTCAAAAATCCTTAAACCTACATCAATTGCTTATGAAAGATACGCTTCGTTTCCGGGTCCCTGTCCAACCATTTGGAAGAATTTCAGGAATTGGTAAAAAGCGGACGCTCAACTTGAAAAAATCAGCGATTATGCAAATTGTCAATGCCATCCGTATTTACAGTATGAAATATGGAATTGAAGAAATTAATACCGTAAACAGGCTTGAAGCTTTAGCTGAACAGGAACGTTTCCACCCGCGTGATGTGGAAAATGCGAAAACAGCCTTGCACCGTCTTATGTTGTTTCGTTTGAAAGCTAATCTTCAACAGTTGGACGACGAAGAACCATTAAGCAATGATTTAAAACTCGGACCTATGAAAAAAGAAGAACGTCGATCACTCAGAGAAGCTCTCATTATCGCCAAACGCCTGCAGCAGGTGCTGGAATTGAGCTATAACCGAAATCGGGTGGTATGA
- a CDS encoding DUF2627 domain-containing protein gives MRLIALLLLVTPGLIAVYGIKLIRDALFGEFHSIFFHIAIQGLVGILFVVGGMAFIGGFILHRDRKRNLTKGRFK, from the coding sequence ATGCGATTAATTGCTTTACTTTTATTAGTCACCCCAGGTTTGATCGCCGTTTATGGGATAAAATTGATTCGAGATGCCCTTTTTGGCGAATTTCACTCCATCTTTTTTCACATTGCCATTCAAGGACTTGTTGGAATTCTCTTTGTTGTTGGCGGAATGGCCTTCATTGGGGGGTTTATCCTTCACAGAGACAGAAAGCGCAACTTGACCAAAGGGCGGTTCAAATAA
- a CDS encoding sigma-54 interaction domain-containing protein, whose protein sequence is MKRVLIVGAGKGGTALLKLLKKMDRMLVVAVTDIDPNAPGIALAESYGISTDRQWQDWIHREIDIVIEATGDEHVFNEIRETRKRSTVVIPGSVAYVTAELLEEKETLVQKLKQQTENQHLILNSIHDGMIVIDEEGKVSFINRSAERIVGMGRSSMIGEPINEIIPDSRLPQVLASREEEVNQKLALGNGKTVVTTRIPMIGQNQRVIGAFAVFKDITEVVYLAEEITDLKEVKTMLEAIIHSSEEAISVVDENGSGLMINPAYTRITGLSEGEIVGKPATVDISEGESMHMKVLRTRRPVRGVRMKVGPSKKDVLVNVAPVIVDGKLKGSVGVLHDVSEIQALTSELKRARQIIRSLEAKYTFDDIIGDSQEMTLALEQAKVGARTPASVLLRGESGTGKELFAHAIHNESKRRHNKFIRVNCAAIAESLLESELFGYEDGAFSGAKRGGKKGLFEEANHGSIFLDEIGELTLPMQAKLLRVLQENEIIRVGGTKPVHVDVRVIAATNVNLEKAIMNKNFREDLYYRLNRLPIYIPPLRERIGDVQLLTHHLIQKLNEDYGRHVTSVDEEAFRILKDYDWPGNVRELENIIGRAMIYMENMEDTIKVEHLPRLKKATTESGGTTENAPWLGETLQEAVDEYEKSLLADAYRSHDFNKTKTAKALGISIRNLYYKLEKYQLDKKSMQNFS, encoded by the coding sequence ATGAAACGTGTGTTGATAGTCGGAGCGGGGAAAGGTGGAACCGCCCTGTTGAAATTGTTGAAGAAAATGGATCGTATGTTAGTGGTTGCAGTAACTGACATCGACCCGAATGCACCGGGGATAGCGCTTGCTGAGAGTTACGGAATTTCTACAGACCGCCAGTGGCAGGATTGGATACATAGAGAGATTGATATCGTGATCGAAGCCACAGGGGATGAACATGTTTTCAATGAAATTCGTGAAACCAGAAAACGCTCAACGGTTGTCATCCCGGGATCGGTCGCTTATGTGACCGCAGAATTACTGGAAGAAAAGGAAACGCTCGTGCAAAAATTGAAGCAGCAGACGGAAAATCAACACCTGATCTTGAACAGCATTCATGATGGAATGATTGTGATAGATGAGGAAGGAAAGGTTTCATTTATCAACCGAAGCGCGGAGCGCATTGTAGGTATGGGGCGTTCATCTATGATTGGAGAACCCATCAATGAAATCATTCCGGATTCGAGGCTTCCTCAAGTCCTGGCCTCCCGTGAAGAAGAAGTAAATCAGAAGCTTGCCTTAGGAAACGGAAAGACGGTCGTGACTACAAGAATTCCGATGATCGGGCAGAATCAAAGAGTGATCGGTGCTTTTGCTGTTTTCAAAGATATTACAGAAGTTGTCTATCTCGCTGAGGAAATCACAGACCTTAAAGAAGTGAAAACGATGCTTGAGGCCATCATTCATTCTTCGGAAGAGGCGATTTCGGTTGTCGACGAAAATGGAAGCGGTTTAATGATTAACCCTGCATACACGAGGATTACAGGACTTTCTGAAGGGGAAATTGTAGGAAAGCCGGCAACGGTTGATATATCTGAAGGAGAAAGTATGCACATGAAAGTCCTTCGTACGAGAAGACCTGTCCGGGGAGTGCGTATGAAGGTTGGACCTTCGAAAAAGGACGTTCTCGTTAATGTCGCCCCTGTGATCGTTGATGGAAAGCTTAAAGGGAGTGTGGGGGTTCTTCACGACGTTTCGGAAATTCAAGCGTTGACGAGTGAACTTAAAAGAGCGCGACAAATCATACGCAGTTTGGAAGCAAAGTACACGTTTGATGATATTATCGGAGACTCTCAGGAAATGACCCTGGCTCTTGAACAAGCGAAAGTCGGTGCGCGTACGCCAGCTTCCGTCTTGTTGAGAGGGGAGTCGGGGACGGGAAAAGAACTTTTCGCCCATGCGATTCATAACGAGAGCAAGCGGCGCCATAATAAGTTTATCCGTGTCAATTGTGCGGCCATAGCAGAATCCTTACTCGAAAGTGAATTGTTCGGCTACGAAGATGGTGCTTTCTCAGGTGCGAAACGAGGCGGTAAAAAAGGGTTGTTCGAGGAAGCGAACCACGGAAGTATTTTTCTTGATGAAATTGGTGAATTGACTTTGCCGATGCAGGCAAAATTGCTGCGGGTGCTGCAAGAGAATGAAATCATCCGGGTCGGTGGTACGAAGCCTGTCCATGTAGATGTCCGTGTCATTGCTGCCACGAATGTGAATTTGGAAAAAGCGATTATGAACAAGAATTTCCGTGAAGATCTTTATTATCGTCTAAACAGGCTTCCGATTTACATTCCTCCCCTTCGTGAAAGAATCGGAGATGTTCAGCTTTTGACGCACCATTTGATCCAAAAGCTGAATGAAGACTATGGAAGGCATGTAACCTCAGTCGATGAGGAGGCATTTAGGATATTGAAAGACTACGATTGGCCGGGAAATGTAAGAGAGTTAGAAAACATTATCGGCCGGGCGATGATTTATATGGAGAATATGGAAGATACGATCAAAGTGGAACACCTTCCTCGGCTGAAAAAGGCAACAACGGAATCAGGCGGTACTACGGAAAATGCGCCATGGCTGGGAGAGACCTTGCAAGAAGCTGTAGATGAATATGAAAAGAGTTTGCTTGCTGATGCTTACCGGTCTCATGATTTTAATAAAACGAAAACAGCCAAAGCTCTAGGGATTTCCATTCGGAATTTATATTATAAATTAGAAAAATATCAACTGGACAAAAAAAGCATGCAAAATTTTTCGTAA
- the yqiS gene encoding phosphate butyryltransferase has protein sequence MKKLDELVDQIDRRSPKTVAVAQAADHEVLKAVKMARASNLAEFFLVGDQSEIEDKSKAVDLDLSQEGIEVIHASEKDSAQVAVKAVHSGEAHVVMKGHIDTKSLLKAVLDKEYGLRKGSVLSHVALFEIPGRDKLIYLTDAAMNIAPSLEEKAQIINNAVEVATRAGWENPKVAPLAAVEVVNPSMTATQDAAMLTQMNRRGQLKNCIVDGPLAFDNAVDPKAAEQKGIVSEVAGQADILVVPSIEVANALYKSFIYFAKGKVAGVISGAKAPIVLTSRADDAQSKIYSLALALQASQQ, from the coding sequence ATGAAAAAGTTAGATGAACTAGTCGATCAAATTGACCGTCGCTCACCGAAAACGGTCGCTGTTGCTCAAGCAGCAGATCATGAAGTATTGAAGGCAGTTAAAATGGCCCGGGCATCCAACCTGGCTGAGTTCTTTCTTGTAGGAGATCAATCAGAGATTGAAGACAAGTCAAAAGCTGTTGATTTGGATTTATCACAGGAAGGCATTGAAGTCATTCATGCAAGTGAGAAGGATAGTGCACAAGTCGCTGTGAAAGCTGTACACTCCGGCGAAGCTCATGTTGTCATGAAAGGCCATATCGATACAAAATCTCTGTTGAAAGCCGTCCTGGATAAAGAGTACGGACTCAGGAAAGGTTCGGTACTGTCTCACGTCGCGTTGTTTGAAATTCCAGGCCGGGATAAACTGATTTACCTTACAGATGCAGCGATGAATATCGCGCCAAGTCTGGAGGAAAAAGCACAAATCATCAACAATGCGGTGGAAGTAGCTACACGGGCTGGTTGGGAGAACCCGAAGGTAGCTCCACTAGCTGCAGTAGAAGTAGTGAATCCTTCCATGACAGCCACTCAAGATGCTGCGATGCTCACGCAAATGAACAGGCGCGGGCAACTGAAAAACTGTATCGTTGATGGTCCCCTTGCCTTTGACAATGCTGTCGATCCAAAAGCGGCAGAACAAAAAGGGATCGTATCAGAAGTAGCGGGGCAGGCGGATATCCTCGTCGTTCCATCCATTGAAGTGGCCAATGCCTTATATAAGTCATTCATATATTTCGCCAAAGGAAAAGTGGCGGGTGTGATCAGTGGGGCTAAAGCTCCGATCGTATTGACGTCGCGAGCGGATGATGCTCAAAGTAAAATTTATTCACTGGCTTTAGCTTTACAAGCCAGTCAACAATAG
- the bcd gene encoding Leu/Phe/Val dehydrogenase: protein MKIFSYMQEYDYEQLLFCQDEQSGLKAIIAIHDTTLGPALGGTRMWTYASEDDAVEDALRLAKGMTYKNAAAGLNLGGGKTVIIGDPKTEKNEEMFRAFGRYIQGLNGRYITAEDVGTTVQDMDLIHEETDYVTGISPAFGSSGNPSPVTAYGVYRGMKAAAKEGFGTDSLEGKTVAVQGVGNVAFTLCRHLHEEGANLVVTDINKEAVQRAVEEFGAKAVDPDDIYSVDCDIYAPCALGATINDETIPQLKAKVIAGAANNQLKETKHGDILHEKGIVYTPDYVINAGGVINVADELHGYNKDRAMKRVETIYDNVSRVFEISRRDNIPTYAAADRMAEERIERMRRSRSQFLQNGQHILSRRQNG from the coding sequence ATGAAAATTTTCAGCTATATGCAAGAGTACGATTACGAGCAATTGCTATTTTGTCAAGATGAACAATCAGGTCTAAAAGCAATCATTGCCATCCACGATACAACACTTGGGCCTGCTCTTGGTGGTACACGTATGTGGACATACGCTTCTGAAGATGATGCAGTGGAGGATGCCCTTCGTTTGGCGAAAGGGATGACATACAAGAATGCTGCAGCAGGACTAAATCTCGGTGGAGGGAAAACGGTCATCATCGGAGACCCTAAAACAGAGAAAAATGAAGAGATGTTCCGTGCCTTCGGTCGTTATATCCAAGGGCTGAATGGTCGCTACATCACAGCAGAAGATGTGGGAACAACCGTTCAGGATATGGATCTAATTCATGAGGAAACGGATTATGTGACAGGGATTTCTCCAGCTTTCGGATCTTCCGGAAACCCGTCACCAGTAACAGCTTATGGCGTATATCGTGGAATGAAAGCAGCAGCGAAGGAAGGGTTCGGTACGGATTCCTTAGAGGGAAAAACAGTGGCTGTTCAGGGTGTTGGAAATGTAGCCTTTACCTTATGCCGTCATCTCCACGAAGAAGGGGCAAATCTTGTAGTAACAGATATTAACAAAGAAGCGGTTCAGCGTGCAGTTGAAGAATTTGGTGCAAAAGCGGTTGATCCTGACGATATTTACAGCGTGGATTGTGACATTTATGCACCTTGTGCTCTTGGAGCAACGATAAACGATGAAACGATTCCTCAACTAAAAGCAAAAGTCATTGCTGGTGCAGCAAATAACCAGTTGAAGGAAACAAAACACGGCGATATTTTGCATGAAAAAGGCATCGTTTATACGCCGGACTATGTAATCAATGCGGGCGGCGTCATCAACGTAGCAGATGAGCTTCACGGATATAATAAAGATCGTGCGATGAAGCGGGTGGAAACGATTTATGACAACGTATCCCGCGTATTTGAAATTTCACGCCGCGATAACATTCCAACATATGCAGCTGCAGACCGTATGGCGGAAGAACGGATTGAGCGTATGCGCAGGTCCCGCAGTCAGTTCCTTCAAAATGGTCAACACATCTTAAGCAGAAGACAGAACGGTTAA
- the buk gene encoding butyrate kinase — protein sequence MQTHRILVINPGSTSTKIGVFDDQEVVFEKTIRHTAEDISSYKRIIDQYEFRKRVILDELDREGINISKLSAVCGRGGLLRPIEGGTYEVNDAMLEDLKNGYNGEHASNLGGIIANEIAQGLNIGAYIVDPVVVDELHELARVSGVPEIPRKSIFHALNQKAVARRAAADLGLSYKDARLIVTHMGGGITVGAHVGGRVIDVNNGLHGDGPFSPERAGTVPAGDLVSLCFSGQYYRDEVMKKLVGQGGLMAYLDTNDAREVEEMVANGDKKAKVVFDAMAYQIAKEIGSMSAVMEGKVDAIALTGGLAYGKAFVEEISKRVHWIADVLVYPGENELEALNEGTLRVLNKEEVPKQYPNFQE from the coding sequence TTGCAAACACATCGTATTCTGGTCATCAACCCAGGTTCCACATCTACGAAGATCGGAGTCTTTGATGATCAGGAAGTCGTTTTTGAAAAAACCATCCGTCACACGGCGGAGGATATCAGTTCATACAAGAGAATCATTGATCAATATGAATTCCGTAAACGCGTCATTCTCGACGAACTTGACCGTGAAGGCATCAACATCAGCAAATTGAGTGCCGTGTGCGGGAGAGGCGGATTGCTGCGTCCCATTGAAGGTGGGACGTATGAGGTCAATGACGCGATGCTTGAAGATTTAAAAAATGGATACAATGGAGAACACGCGTCTAATCTTGGTGGGATCATTGCCAATGAAATTGCACAAGGGTTGAACATTGGAGCTTATATCGTCGACCCGGTCGTGGTGGATGAACTCCATGAATTAGCCCGTGTTTCTGGTGTGCCTGAAATACCAAGAAAAAGTATCTTTCATGCCTTGAATCAGAAAGCTGTCGCGAGAAGAGCGGCAGCTGATCTTGGTCTGTCCTATAAGGATGCCCGCCTGATCGTCACTCATATGGGTGGAGGAATCACGGTAGGTGCCCATGTTGGAGGCCGAGTGATTGATGTCAACAATGGTTTACATGGAGATGGACCTTTCTCCCCTGAACGGGCAGGGACCGTTCCTGCTGGTGACCTTGTTTCCCTATGCTTCTCCGGCCAATATTATCGCGATGAAGTAATGAAGAAGCTGGTCGGGCAAGGCGGGCTTATGGCGTACTTGGACACAAACGATGCCCGTGAAGTTGAAGAGATGGTCGCCAATGGAGACAAAAAAGCGAAAGTTGTCTTTGACGCCATGGCTTACCAAATTGCCAAAGAAATCGGAAGCATGAGTGCTGTGATGGAAGGTAAAGTGGATGCGATTGCGCTCACGGGCGGACTTGCCTACGGGAAAGCGTTCGTTGAAGAGATATCAAAACGTGTGCATTGGATTGCAGATGTTCTTGTGTATCCGGGTGAAAATGAGCTGGAAGCGTTGAATGAGGGGACGTTGCGTGTGCTTAATAAAGAAGAAGTTCCAAAACAATATCCTAACTTTCAAGAATAG